CAATGCATCACACTGACTTGGAGATTTCATTTCAGCCTTATCTGAGCCCGGTGGCAAATAATTCCATTTCGACAAGTCTTCCGGGAGAAATAAGCTTTTGCGCTGCGTGtattttctgtctgtctgtctgtctgtccagcTGTGGTGTTAATGGTTAACGTACGAGCCTCTGGGGATGAGCCTCTGGAGCAAACGGACTGGACGGACGAGGTCATTTCATTTGAACGGCGGTTTCTTTCTGTCACAAGAGGAGAGACGTTATCTGTTGATTGTTGGCAACATTGCCATAAAGTGACTCTGTCCTAATAGTAGTAGCAATGCATTCTGAATGAAATACATCAATAAATAGAGAGATGTAATAGATACCCGCGATTGAAATAAATCaacaataaacaacaacaatgatatTTGATGTAGCGGAAAGGCAGGGTGAAAGTGCCGACATCTGTCCGATCAACAAACCACTCCCTCGGCCAATATCCTGTGTGGGCCCGTTTCATCACAGTGCTGATAGGGATCAGAGGGGGTCCACTCGGGATAATGAGCAGCTCCAGACGGGGCCTCTGTTGGGACCCTGAGCGTGTACTATATTGCCTGGAGAGAACACAGATGACATGCTTGTGTGCATCTAAGCAGCCATGAGCATGGAACAATAGGGAGGGAGCAAAAAGGCAACATTTGATCATGTGGCCTTACGCTGAAGAAGGTTGCTTGCTTTTGGGAGAGAACACATGACCAGCAATATCTGCCCagatctttcttttctttcctttccttgataccccgccccctcccagcAAAGGGACCGCGGTTCATTCTCTATCTCCCGTATGAATATTTATGCGTTGGGGCGTTGGGGGCTGCTGTCAAGTATGGACGCGCCGTCCTTAGAGCAACGCAAACAGCAATAAAGCTCTTTTAATTacaagtgagcagcagcagctcacCCCAGATGTGATTTTTAAAATCCAATCAAATGTTCAAATGAAGCCTTGGTTGGCCTTGGTGTTTTTCACCTATTGCTAGATCACGCGGTAGCTAGCTTGTGTAGCATTTCGTCTTAGTGAGTGATCGTTGTTCACAAAGATATAAAGTTGCCTGACTCAGACCTGGGCAATCAATTGAAATGTGATTTCCATTTTGCCTTCACATTGTCTCAAATACAAATAGAAGATGCATGATCAGGGATCCACGGCGGCCATCTTGAACTCATCGGCAACTTTTTAACTTGAACCTTAACTTTAAGAGGAGGTCTTGCGATTCCTTTCCTTCTGAATTTTAAGGAAACAAACCGGGAGCCACTTTGATTGGCTGAAAGTGCCTtgctcccacaacggcgcaaacgcccTCTTCTGTTTGCACTCAtgctcaaagaaagaaaagtccACCCTATGCGTATGGTTAGACTGCGCTTCACGCTAGCTTGCTCTGAAAATAGGGCCCCTGCCTAATCCTTATCTTTTCCCTTGTGCGTTACTCTGGACGCTGATGAAAGCATGCCGGATGGGGATTACTCTGGCTTTGTGAAAGGGCTTTTAGGAAAAGGTCAAAGTGCATGTGTACTTGATATGCATCCTCAAGGGTCTGATGGGTAATTGCCGCTACCTAATAAACTTTTCACCCTATTTCCACCCAGATATATTGTGAGTTAGTAGTAGCATCACGTATGACATATTTTGGCAACTTTAAATGCGGACGAGATTTTCATATCAGGATGACTTATTCATACCACTCCTATCTCTGTAATGtaagtcaatcaatcaatgctgATATCCCCCAAGCATCAATTAAACATCCCGTATTGCCTTGATGTCAACATTTTCAACTCTCATCAAAGAGCAGCAGTTGCAGGGGGAAATCCTTTTGGAGGACGCGCCGAGACGTTTTTGCCATCTGTTCTCCCGCTTTCGGGTGACGGGAAGCTTTTAGGGCAGGAATGTCATAGAAAGTGATCCATTGGTTTTTCCCTCCTTTGTGGCATCCCTGGAGTGGCTTAGAGCCAGCCGACTTGTAgcctgcgggcgggcgggcgggcgggccgccTCGTTTGTGGCTTTGGCCTCGTGGTGCTATGAAGGCATCAAGCGCAACATTGCCTTCCAAATGTACACTCAGGTGGAAGTGAGCCAATCCTTTTCCGCTATCTCTATTCTCTTGCCGCTGTCAATGGCGTTGATTTGATCTGAATTTGTACGCAGGAGCGACCCACTGTCAGAATTGCAATGGATTTATGCACGTGAATTTGCCAGGGGGAATCGTGTGGATGAGAGTGAATCATTTATTTCCCTTCATTATTAATGACAGTAACGGAAAAGAGAACCCCAAATGAATCCAAGTAGGATTCACACTTTTTTTCCTGACTATAGTGGGACATGATTTAGATGATGTTTATTGTGTAAGGGGAAGTAAAgatatttttggtatcatttttTGGATCAAAGtttgaaaaatgtgtcaaatttgtctctttttttttctctctctctcttcttcccCAGTTCTAAGAGATGACTTTCGCCAGACTCCCAGCGATGTGGTGGTGGCAGCAGGTGAGCCGGCCGTCATGGAGTGTattcctcccagaggacatccTGAGCCCACCATCTCGTGGAAGAGAAATAATGTCCACGTCAACGACCGAGATGACAGGATCACAGTAAGTTGACGTTCTCCAGGCAGAAAGAACGAGCCAATTTCTTTGCTGACTTGGACGTCTGGCTTCCAAATACAGATCACAAACGTTGTTGCACATTTGGCTGTATTGATTTCCTTTTTCAGATCCGAGGGGGCAAACTAATGATTTCCAACACCAGAAAAGCTGATGCTGGCATGTACGTGTGCGTTGGCACCAATATGGTCGGAGAAAAAGACAGCGATCCAGCTGAACTGGTAGTATTTGgtaagaattgttttttttaaatattgactTCTTTGACGGGAATATTGAATAGCTTGAGAAAGTTAACGGAAAAGATGTACGTTGTCGTTCTCCGTAGCAGTGGTGGAATGTTTCTCGGCTGGTTGCCGTTTTTCTTGGCTTGCTCTTTTCACGTCTCCCCTAGTCTGGGCAAAGCTCTCAGCAAACCAGTGATTTGGAAGTGTGTATTGATCGTCGAAAACAAGGCGAAAATGGCCATGTTATTTCTGCCTCCTAACGGCTCTTTCTTTGATTATCGTGAAGCTCATGGGTAGAttaggttttgggttttttttgctttgaatgaTACAAAAGTAAAGTGAAAATCAGCAAGTTGGCTTTAGTGTCCTTGTCTGGATAATGATCCTGCAAGAATAGCAATCGCACAAATCCAGAAGTGTGATTGCGTCTTGTCTTTTTAATCCACATGAGAAGAATCTAATGGGATCCAATTCAAGTGCTGTGCTAATGACAGATTGTGTTTGTTATGGTTCTTGTTGTTGGAGGTGTGACACTCCCTCTTTATccaatcaaaatgtctttccttTCAGAGAGGCCGGTATTCACGAAGCAGCCGGTGAACCAAGTGGTGTTGGCTGACGATACGGTGGACTTTTTTTGTGAGGTTCATGGCGATCCAACTCCGACCATTCGCTGGCGGAGAGAGGAGGGGGAGTTGCCTCGAGGAAGgtaacacagacagacagacactcaTTGTACTGGAAAATCTCTTTGCAAGCTATTGCCAAGTAAATGACTCCCTTTCTGATTTCACATTTTGTGTGCATATTAGTAAATACAAAAATCAATCGGATCCACTTCTAGTGTATTTAGTCCGATATGAAGAAAAATGTCCCCCTATTCAGAAAACAATGTGTTTATTAATCTCGTACACGTTTGCTCGACCGATGTTGGAATTGACACCGGGTTGACGTGTTTGCAGATACGAGATCCGCAGCGACAACAGTCTGCACCTGAAGCAGGTGCGGGCCCAAGACGAGGGCACTTACACGTGCGTGTCGGAGAACAGTGTCGGCAAAGCCGAGGCGGCGGCTTCCCTGCAAGTCCATGGTAAGACCAAATCTTGTCTACGTATCGTACGTGTGTGTTTCGATGACCATGCTTTGCAGGGTTTGAAGTCATCTACTGTAAAACTGTCATCAAATGTCATGGAGGATGGCACGGAGAGAGACTTTGCGTCTGCATAGAGCCGAAAAGAGCCCAGCGAGCATTATGCCGCTGGGTACCGACGGCTCGCTTAGACTAGATGGGAGATCAAGTGAAAGAAAGTCGGGCTTTAAGTTCCTTTTCAAGTCTCAATTCTTCATGCCTCTAGAGAGAAAGGCGAGATGAAAAAGAACTGAAATGACATTAGAATAGTGGCTTCCTTGAAGAGATGCACTCAACTGCCAAAAGTCTCATTTGACGTGAGAAAAGGGAATATTTTGTCCACTGACAACATGCTGACATTTGAAAAGGACATTCAAAAGTACTTGCAACGACAAACACAGCCTGCTTGTTGATGTCAGACATATTTGTATGTTTCTTCATTGACCCTATTCCTTTATTTGTCCCACAATTCCAGAAATTCCGGTTATAAAACAGACTGAATAAATATATGATACGTACACGATTGTGTATTTGTAGCTGACTGAAGAAGCAGATTGAACGCGGGTCATTGCCTGCAGCTACAGGACAATAAGAATAACAACACActgctttttgcggagctctaACTCATTACACGTGTCCAGTCTATTTCATGTACTGTCTAACAtccccattcattcattcatcatctcattcttctctcttttcatttccacCCATTTTGCCTCCTTCCATGGCAGTTGGATCATCCAGTGAGTATCTCATTTCATGCCATTTCTGTATGtttgagagagtgtgtgtgtgtgagacttaGTACATCATTTTGGGAGGAATTGTTGAGGGAAGAACTATAATTAGCAGCCAACCACTAGGGTTGGAACGACTACGTTATTTCCCACAATTGTGCGTTGTCAGCCGTTTGCAATGCAAGTTGAATTGACTATCTAATGTGGAATGGAGTGTAAGAGCATACAAGCGTATATTACACCACTTCCAATGAATTCAACTCAATGGCCATGTGCATGTGGGTGTCAtttgaaaatgcttttttttttcttttctctcctcctctttTCTCCAGTGCCCCCTCAGATGGTTGTGCGGCCACGGGACCAGATCACAGCACCGGGTCGCACTGTCACCTTTCTGTGTGGCACAAAAGGAAACCCTCCACCGGCTGTCTTTTGGCAAAAAGAAGGAAGCCAGGTAAGAAATGCTcatgtttattttcaaatcaaTTCTTCTCAAAAATCGCATCAGCTTTGATAATGATGGTGCATATGCCTGATGAAGAACTTGATAGGCCTTCATTCTTTGCTTGgtctgtgtgctgtgtgtgctatTGCACCAGCATGACACTCACCCACgcactcaacacacacacacatacacaccttcCGATCATTTTTCTCAGCATCATAGCGCGAGTGTGCGTAGGCTTGCACAAGTACAAATGTGTCCATGTGTGGGTTTTGCACAAGTGTGTGATCAGCTTTCCAACATGTTGGAATGTACTGAAAGATGAGATGACGAGAGTGTGTGGGTGCTGTGGCGAGCGAGGTTTACACTTGACTGTATAAATaacatttcataaaaaaaaaaaagccagcttAAACTAGGAGCATGAGCATCCACGCGCTAATGGAGACACATCCATCAGATACTAGCTAATAAGCATCAGATGTTGAATACGGATCTGACGTGGATTCACCTGTCGTTTGTTTTTCCTCCAGATTTTGCTGTTTCCCATTCAGGAACTCTCCCAAGGGCGTTTTTCGGTGTCGCTTAGCGGTGAGCTAACCATCGTTGACGTCCGCGTTGAGGACTCTGGCTACTACATTTGCCAGGCCATCAGCGTGGCAGGCAGCATACTGACAAAGGCCTTACTAGAGGTGGAAAGTGGTGagtcacgcacacgcacacgcacaccatTCTATGTAGGCGAGTGGCACAACCAACAGCGCATAGGCAAGTTGCTACATTCATGTCCAATTGTTTCCCCTAATTGGTTGATTGTTTGATTTTGAGGAAAGAAGATGGAGCAGACACATTTTACTTTGAAGGTTCACAGATACATTggacccccgcccccctctgtttttttttagatttcaaTTTTGGATCTTGCGCTATAAACGTCTCCCACTGGGCTGGAGGCATAATGCTTAATCTCCTTTCAATGTGCACTGATGTAAAGTCAAATgacaaccccccctcccccaaatgaGCAGACAGTAGGGGGTCTTTTCGGATGTAATCAAAGTAGACAAGTGGCACGATGCAAATATACCAAGTGCAACATATGTTTGTCTCAAAGAGGCTTTTGGTCTCTCACCACTCCTTGATGGACTTTTCACATCATGGTCCAGAAAAATCCTGGATTGGTTCGAATCTCAGGGAGCAAATAAACGTTTGTGGTCGTGACTGATGATTTTCATaaatatgtcgaaattctgaaAGCCACGGTAGGTAGACAGGTGGCTAACCTTAGAGGCTAGGACTAAAATGTCCAAATGTTGTTCATCTTTTGAATCCCCCCCCACAGCGCCCTCCGATCACGTTCCCCCCATCATCCGGCAAGGGCCGGCAAATCACACGTATGCACCGGGTTCCACGGCACAGTTCCACTGCCACGTCATGGGGAAGCCCACTCCCACTATTCAGTGGGAGAAAGATGGCCAAAGGATTCTAGGGAGTGATGCTCGAATCCGTCTGATGGAAAATGGCACGTTCCAAATTGCCAATCTTCAGGTATGTCCATTGGATCTAAATGTAGGCTCGCATAATTCCCTGTCTTTGGTTTTGTCTGTATGAGCAGCActcaaaaatatctttttttataaGTCGCTGAATAAGAGGAGAGAGCAGAAAAAGATTCTCAGCCTTGAGGCGTGACCAGCACGATCATGATTATGCAAGGCCATTAGCGATCATTTGTGCTTTTCTACTCCGTGCTAATGAAATCCATTTGGCACACAAGTCCCTCTTGGATAAGGAGCAACACCTGAGGTCACCCAATTGCATTGCAGCAACTTGAGGAGGGAGGAGACTGATTGATAGCGGCCTTTTTAATGACTAGCCATCATTAATACTTGTAATTAAATTCTCAGGACATTTGAGATCTGGATAAAAGATTGCGCCGGATCTAGAGAAGCAAGATAAGGGGTGAAAGAAATGGACGAAGCTTTTCCAATTTTCAAAGGGGTGAAAGCAAAACAGTTGTTCTTCACGGTAACATCCTTGCTCACTCTAGGATGTGTGTAGCTCCCTTGTACAAATGTGGCATCTGTGCACCAGCGGCTAGATTTATTGCACACTGGATCATTTGATTTGCACTGAATATCAAGTAGCTGTCGGGCGGCTTTAAAGACAGGCAGGTAGGTAGGTGCCTGAGAAATTTCTAACTGGTCGCTCATTAAAATTCAGTCTTTGATCCTTCTTTTAAATCTCCTGCTCTGGCAGCCAGGGATTACTGGAGATGAGGAGCAGAAAAGGCACAAGGTTGACTTTTGCAAAGAGTGGAGAGCCAATCATTTACAAGTTGAATGAAGCATACATGACAAAAATGTCGACTGTAAAAGCAATTTATTGATGGATATTAATGAGCGTTGTCgcaatttcttcttctttctctcaAATGCAGTCGCCGGGTTGGCCGTTAATTAGGTCGCAATGTTCTGCCAACTTCCTCGACGTTCAACCAAGCGCGAGCGACGCTTTCTGTCATTTTGTCACATCACCGCTAATGAGTATATGAACGTTAAAAGCCGGCCGATGACTTTGTGACTTTTGTGTTGCCAGGAAAGCGACTCTGGCGTTTACACTTGTCTGGCTGCCAGCTCCAGCGGTGAGACAAGTTGGAGCGGAGTGCTCACAGTCAAAGgtgaatttcttttctttttctatttctgCGTGCTTCTAATCTATGCCAATGTGAGCTTCCTGTGCTTGGCAACGGATTAAGAtgagagaaaaacaacaacaacaacaagtatTTCTAACACGGCATTTGTTGTCGAACGACAGAGAACGCCGAGCCGTCAGTGGCTCAGAGCACCGAGCCTTTCCAGTTGCCGGGTCCGCCACACAAACCTATTGTCACAGATGTGTCCAAGAACAGTGTCTCTCTGACATGGCAAGCCAATGCTCACGAGGGAGGAGCTGCGGTCACCTCCTACATCGTTGAAGCCTTCAGGTGACTTTTAGAAATCCAATCATGTTCTCGCACTTTTCCACAAATAATGCTGACAACAACCAGTACGGTAATACTAAGTTGGAAACCTTGGAATGTTTTTGGAGTATTGTATTCTAAATGTAGCACTTGTAATTTAGAACTTAATTGATAGTTCTCAAATTCCTACATTTAGAGAGTATTTTTTGCTCTGGAAATAGGAGTTATTGTTTTTCTAGAGCTGTCGGACCGACAGATTTTCTCTTTATTTTATGTCAACCCGTTAGTTGTCTTATGTGAATTCATCCAAAGGTGtgttctacctttttttttctttccatctcGTTTGTTAGGAAACAAAATGCTAACATGCTTCAGAAGATGAATTGCATTGTAGCACGCTAATTTGCAGCGTCATTAACGAACATGTTAAAGTGACAGCCCGTTTATAAAGTCTCGCCATTCCTCGGATGCGGATGAATATTGCAAAACACGCACACTCGCAAATGCAGCGCACATCTTTTTGCCATTTGTGACATCTTTTTAGCGGAACGTTACATCGCACGCCATGCGAGGAGCCTTAAGCAATGATTGGCCTTGGCGGCCAATTTAACGTGAATAAAATGGCAGTAGCGTATCCTACGGCAAATCTTGATGAACGCGTCGAAAGCTCATTTGTTTTGTCACCATCTATTCCAGCCAATCAGCCGGCAGCACTTGGCAAACTGTCGCGGACATGGTGAAAGTGGAAACGCACACCATCACCGGCCTTCTCCCCAACACCGTCTACTTATTTATCGTCCGAGCCGTCAACGCCTACGGCCTGAGCGACCCGAGTCCCATCTCGGAGCCTGTCCGAACACAAGGTCAGTCCGAAAGGAATTGAAGGGGAAGCCGCCGAGTGTAATCTCGACCTGCGTTTGGTTCAGACGTGAGTCCCACCGGTCAGGGAGTGGACCACAGACAGTTGCAGAGAGAACTGGGGGAGGTGGCAGTCCAACTACAAGAGCCCATCAGAGCGACGACATCCTCCATCCGAGTCTCCTGGGCTGTAAGACTCttgctttctttgtgttttctcCTTTCATTATTCCAGGGAAGGTCAGCGCGTGTGATTGCTTCCTCCAGGTCGATCGTCAATCTCAGTACGTGCAAGGCTACCGTCTCTCTTACCGCCCCAGTGGAGGAACGTGGCTCCTCCAAGACATCAATTCCCCCTCTGAGCGCAGCACTCTACTCACCGGCTTGCTTAAAGGAACTGAGTATGAAATAAAGATCCGGCCTTATTTGGACGAATTTCAGGGGAAAGACAGCCGTACCATACTGGTTCGAACCCCAGAAGAAGGTAAGAAAGACTTCCACTAAAGCGTCATAAATCAACAAAGTATAATCTTATTCTTCAGCCTCATTTTGGGTTCGGTTAATACTCCCCATGTTGTTTTAACGTTTAGCTCCGGCTCACATTTTGCTTCTATTGCTCGATAAAAACTTTGGATTAAAAATAACCGTTTGGGGTCACGTGCAGCCTTTTGTGTCTTCCATACGAAGCCTTTCTTCTGCCTTTTAGTGCCGAGTGCCCCGCCAAGAGCTGTTACAGTGGCAACGGTGAAGCAAAGCAACACCTCCAGCATCATCGTGTCATGGGAGCCTCCGCCCAGCGACATGCAGAACGGGATCATCCAAGAGTACAGGGTAAACACCTCGGACATACGTACAACGTTATTAGAAGAATGCCGGCTCATCTTTGTTTGTCAACAGGTTTGGTGTGTGAGCGCTGGCAGTAGCAACCAGACACGCTACTCCATCAACAAAACAGTGGAAGGCCACTCCTTGTCCACGGCACTGAAAGGCCTCACGCCTGGCGTCCTTTACCAAGTGGAGGTGGCGGCCGTCACCGGCGCCGGCGTGGGCACCCGCAGTCAGCCTTTGCCCGTCCTCATCAGTGAGTCCGCAAAATGGCATCGCGCTCACCCCTGCTCTCGTCTCGATTATTTCCATCCGCTTCTTTCTCCCAGAGACGGCAGCCGAACAGCCGTCGGTGACGAGCGACCGCAACGGGGAGAGCGACGCCAGTCTGGCCCAGCAGATTAGCGACGTGGTCAAGCAGCCGGCGTTCATCGCCGGCATCGGCGGCGCCTGCTGGCTCATCCTCATGGGCTTCAGCGTCTGGATCTATTGCCGACGCAAAAAGAGAAAGGAGTTGAGCCACTACACCGCTTCCTTTGCTTACACGGCCGcaggttagttagttagttagttagttagttagcgaGCAGCAGACTTACTTGCACTTTGGCGCAATGACGCTCTGCTCTTCTTGTAGCATGCGTGTAAGTTGCATCCTCTTTGTCTTCTCTAGTTGGATTTCCTCATGGGGACGGACACAATGGAAGGTACTCACTCATAGGGACTCCATAAGGACATCCTAATGTGTCTTCCGTGCTGTTTTTGCTGTGAAGCTGCGCTCTTCCCATCTGGACGCTGGTGGATGGCGTTCTGTCCAACaccagaatgtgtgtgtgtgtaggccaGGCGTGCTGGGTGGCAGCATGGGCAACTACCCGTGGCTGGCAGACTCTTGGCCCACCACCAACTTGGTCCACAGCGGTAAAGAGGCTGTCCAGTGCTGCACCAGCAGTCAAGACCCGGCCGAGCGCTACTATAATGGTACAAAAGGTGGCCTTTTCAGCCAAACGTGCATGGTCAATGGTGAGCTGGTCCTCTTCTCCCAACGCTGCGTAGAAGCCGGCATCTCCAACTACCTGAATCAGACGGAGAAATGCAGCATGAGCGGCTCCACCGAGGGGCCCATTTACAGCACCATCGACGCTAGCGGCGAGGATCTTCACAACTTCACCTCCACCGCTCCCTATGCCTCCACCACCATCACGCCCTTCTCAAACCAAGGGAAAAGCCCACTTCACGGCGCTGAGCAAGATGACGGACACTGGATCATCTCCGGGCCTCAGTACGCTCAACCGGATCGCTGTAATGGTGAGGACGAAAGAGCATTCAATGTGGCTGCCATGCTTGAGAGAATTATTGATCAATCCTGGTAACCCGACACGAATTAAGACTGAAGTGTTGAAAGCCATTTGCTGCAGTGTAAGAATGATACGTGAATGATTTATCATTCAGTCACTCCGTTTCCATGCTAACGTTATtcggatttttttcttctcttcttcaaTCAGACGTTTTCGTTCAtttgtattcatattttatttcatcaactAAGGCCAAATTTCCCATCTTCAAATGATTGCAAGTCTAAAAGAGCAACTTGTTTTCTAGGTAAGCCAAAGCAGAAGGCCATGGGGAAGGCTGTTAAGACGCCATCTTTAACATGGATGGAGACATTGCCCCCACCTCCCCCACTTGGGGAGTTGGAGCCCCCGGAGAATGAAGACACGGAAATAGGGTGAGTCTTGAAAAATGGGATGATTTGCTCATCTTCTCCAATCCCTTTCCTTTTGCTTGCAGCTCAGACCAAGAAGAATGGTGTCCTCCCCTCCCGGAGAGGACGTACCTGACGGAAGGCTGTGAAGACGTCTACTCCCACGGGaacaacgccgccgccgcctcctctccGGCGACTTCTTACAGTCACCGGTCCACCGCCACGCTGAGCCCGTCGCCCGACGAGGAGACGCGAGCATCCCGTGACCTGCGCCGGCAACAAGAGGAAAATCACCTCCCGCGGTACGTTAGGTGGATCCTTGGCGTTTGGCTCTGAGCTGAGGAGTGTCGGTCGCCTTTGCAGCAGAAGGCTACCGTGCGCT
The Syngnathus typhle isolate RoL2023-S1 ecotype Sweden linkage group LG15, RoL_Styp_1.0, whole genome shotgun sequence DNA segment above includes these coding regions:
- the robo3 gene encoding roundabout homolog 3 isoform X1 translates to METSFNSLGFVLSPTYQTFRWVYHGVSTNPTAFMSILEFGLWISTQGEPATLNCKAEGRPTPMVEWYKDGERVETDREDPRSHRMLLPSGSLFFLRIVHGRRSKPDEGIYVCVARNYLGEALSRNASLEVAILRDDFRQTPSDVVVAAGEPAVMECIPPRGHPEPTISWKRNNVHVNDRDDRITIRGGKLMISNTRKADAGMYVCVGTNMVGEKDSDPAELVVFERPVFTKQPVNQVVLADDTVDFFCEVHGDPTPTIRWRREEGELPRGRYEIRSDNSLHLKQVRAQDEGTYTCVSENSVGKAEAAASLQVHVGSSMPPQMVVRPRDQITAPGRTVTFLCGTKGNPPPAVFWQKEGSQILLFPIQELSQGRFSVSLSGELTIVDVRVEDSGYYICQAISVAGSILTKALLEVESAPSDHVPPIIRQGPANHTYAPGSTAQFHCHVMGKPTPTIQWEKDGQRILGSDARIRLMENGTFQIANLQESDSGVYTCLAASSSGETSWSGVLTVKENAEPSVAQSTEPFQLPGPPHKPIVTDVSKNSVSLTWQANAHEGGAAVTSYIVEAFSQSAGSTWQTVADMVKVETHTITGLLPNTVYLFIVRAVNAYGLSDPSPISEPVRTQDVSPTGQGVDHRQLQRELGEVAVQLQEPIRATTSSIRVSWAVDRQSQYVQGYRLSYRPSGGTWLLQDINSPSERSTLLTGLLKGTEYEIKIRPYLDEFQGKDSRTILVRTPEEVPSAPPRAVTVATVKQSNTSSIIVSWEPPPSDMQNGIIQEYRVWCVSAGSSNQTRYSINKTVEGHSLSTALKGLTPGVLYQVEVAAVTGAGVGTRSQPLPVLIKTAAEQPSVTSDRNGESDASLAQQISDVVKQPAFIAGIGGACWLILMGFSVWIYCRRKKRKELSHYTASFAYTAAVGFPHGDGHNGRPGVLGGSMGNYPWLADSWPTTNLVHSGKEAVQCCTSSQDPAERYYNEAGISNYLNQTEKCSMSGSTEGPIYSTIDASGEDLHNFTSTAPYASTTITPFSNQGKSPLHGAEQDDGHWIISGPQYAQPDRCNGKPKQKAMGKAVKTPSLTWMETLPPPPPLGELEPPENEDTEIGSDQEEWCPPLPERTYLTEGCEDVYSHGNNAAAASSPATSYSHRSTATLSPSPDEETRASRDLRRQQEENHLPRRRLPCAPVPVPQAPSAALTQSSQQHLASSEVVGPSQCQSHTAAARCRHNEDDDDDVNATTPAVHSRAPPADACSPLNQKGRVKKKPTKTSVYRRELHGDLPPPPEPPPEECMEAAQMPNGSLSSLERRSQYDSGGHKRKGSRQRHADETAHGEEVTLYAGKAGYLPRNHMSGNCSTTGSSSSRGSTGSRGISAARKSSEETR
- the robo3 gene encoding roundabout homolog 3 isoform X2, with translation METSFNSLGFVLSPTYQTFRWVYHGVSTNPTAFMSILEFGLWISTQGEPATLNCKAEGRPTPMVEWYKDGERVETDREDPRSHRMLLPSGSLFFLRIVHGRRSKPDEGIYVCVARNYLGEALSRNASLEVAILRDDFRQTPSDVVVAAGEPAVMECIPPRGHPEPTISWKRNNVHVNDRDDRITIRGGKLMISNTRKADAGMYVCVGTNMVGEKDSDPAELVVFERPVFTKQPVNQVVLADDTVDFFCEVHGDPTPTIRWRREEGELPRGRYEIRSDNSLHLKQVRAQDEGTYTCVSENSVGKAEAAASLQVHVGSSMPPQMVVRPRDQITAPGRTVTFLCGTKGNPPPAVFWQKEGSQILLFPIQELSQGRFSVSLSGELTIVDVRVEDSGYYICQAISVAGSILTKALLEVESAPSDHVPPIIRQGPANHTYAPGSTAQFHCHVMGKPTPTIQWEKDGQRILGSDARIRLMENGTFQIANLQESDSGVYTCLAASSSGETSWSGVLTVKENAEPSVAQSTEPFQLPGPPHKPIVTDVSKNSVSLTWQANAHEGGAAVTSYIVEAFSQSAGSTWQTVADMVKVETHTITGLLPNTVYLFIVRAVNAYGLSDPSPISEPVRTQDVSPTGQGVDHRQLQRELGEVAVQLQEPIRATTSSIRVSWAVDRQSQYVQGYRLSYRPSGGTWLLQDINSPSERSTLLTGLLKGTEYEIKIRPYLDEFQGKDSRTILVRTPEEVPSAPPRAVTVATVKQSNTSSIIVSWEPPPSDMQNGIIQEYRVWCVSAGSSNQTRYSINKTVEGHSLSTALKGLTPGVLYQVEVAAVTGAGVGTRSQPLPVLIKTAAEQPSVTSDRNGESDASLAQQISDVVKQPAFIAGIGGACWLILMGFSVWIYCRRKKRKELSHYTASFAYTAAVGFPHGDGHNGRPGVLGGSMGNYPWLADSWPTTNLVHSGKEAVQCCTSSQDPAERYYNEAGISNYLNQTEKCSMSGSTEGPIYSTIDASGEDLHNFTSTAPYASTTITPFSNQGKSPLHGAEQDDGHWIISGPQYAQPDRCNGKPKQKAMGKAVKTPSLTWMETLPPPPPLGELEPPENEDTEIGSDQEEWCPPLPERTYLTEGCEDVYSHGNNAAAASSPATSYSHRSTATLSPSPDEETRASRDLRRQQEENHLPRRLPCAPVPVPQAPSAALTQSSQQHLASSEVVGPSQCQSHTAAARCRHNEDDDDDVNATTPAVHSRAPPADACSPLNQKGRVKKKPTKTSVYRRELHGDLPPPPEPPPEECMEAAQMPNGSLSSLERRSQYDSGGHKRKGSRQRHADETAHGEEVTLYAGKAGYLPRNHMSGNCSTTGSSSSRGSTGSRGISAARKSSEETR